The genomic segment TGCGGCTGCTGGTGGCCGCGGTCGTGGTGTGGCTGCTGTACCGCCGGGCCTGGCGACTGGCCGCCTGGGCCGCCGTCACGTCCGCCCTGAGCTCCCTGGTGGGAGTGATGGTGAAGACCGCGGTGGAACGCGCCCGCCCGCAACTGCCGGACCCGGTGGCCCACGCCCCCGGCTATTCGTTCCCCTCCGGCCACGCCATGACCGCCACGACGTCCTGCGGAGTGCTGCTGCTCGTCCTGCTGCCCCTGGTCCCCCGCGGCCTGCGGGCGCTGCCGTGGGCGGCGGCGGTGATCTCCGTGGTCGGGGTCGGCTACACCCGGGTCGCCCTGGGCGTGCACTGGGCGAGCGATGTGGTGGGCGGCTGGCTGCTCGGGCTGGCCGTGCTCGCCGCCACCACCGCCGCGTTCCAGACCTGGCGCCAGGAGGCGGGCCTCGCCCACACCTCACCGGCCCAGGGCCTGGAACCCGAACTGGACACCCCCCACACCGCCCCCGAGCCGGCCCTCCACCTCGGCCACCACCCCGCGCCCCCGTCGGCGGAGGACGACCCGCGCCCGTGAGCGAGGGCGGCACCGTCGCGTCGTGGGCCGGCTCCCTGCCGGGGACCTCACCGCAGACCTCCTGGATCATGATCGCGTTGAGGCCGTGCGCCTTTGCGGACCTGGCGATGGCGGCGGCCTTGAGCTGCGGCTGATTGCGGTCCGGGCAATAGGCGCTGGCCCCGTCCGCGGCCAGTGAGCCGGGGTAGTCCCCGCCGGCCTCTCCACAGATGTTCCAGGTGGCCGCCCGGACCGTTTCGAACGCGTAGGCGTCGTGGGTCGCGTCGCCTGCGACGGTCACCGCGGCGGCCTGAGCGGTGGGCGCCGGTGGTCCGCCCGGTATGCCGACGACGAGCGCGGCGGTCGCCACTACCGCCGCGATGGTACGGACCCGCCAGGGCCGGTGCGGCGCACGGTGTGAAGGCCGAAGGAGCATGGGTGATCCATTCCGCGCGACTGTCGGACCGCGGATGAGAAGGGGACGGGCCGGCAACGGGCCGTACAGCCGCCACGGGCCCCCTGACCTGCCGGGGGAACGGTCGGCGCCGTTCCCAGCCCCGGGCGGGCCGGGAACGACACTCACGAAGCAGCGGGCGGAACCTCAGAACAGGGTGTCGGTGAAGCGGTCGATCTGGTCGGGGTCCGGGGACCAGCAGTAGAGGATCACTTCGTCGGCGCCGAGGTCGGCGTACGCACTCACCGCGGCCTTGATCTCCTGCGGATCGCCCAGCAGACCGTCGGCGAAGTGGGTGGCGTCACCCAGGAACGCGTAGTAGCGGGCGACGTTCTCGCGGGCCTCCGCGACCACCGCGTCCGGTCCGATGGCGACGTTGACCTGGGCCACCAGCCGGGGCGACGAGGTGCGCCCGGCGTCGCGCCAGGCCTGTTCCGCCTGGCGGAACAGGCGGTCGGTGAAGTGCGGTGAGGGCGCGGCGCCGAGGAAGCCGTCACCCCAGCGGGCGGCGCGGGCGAGCGCGGCGGGGGTGAAGCCGCCGAAGAGCACTTCGGGGCCGCCGGGGGTCGCGGGGGCGGGTCCGATCGGTCCCACACCGTCGCCGTAGGGCTCGCCCGCCCAGAGCCGGCGCAGTACCGCCATCTGCTCGTCGAGCCGGCGGCCGCGCCGGTGGACGTCGACTCCGGTGGCCAGGTAGTCGTCCTCCCGTCCGCCGATCCCGATGCCGAGGGTGAAGCGGCCGCCCGAGAGGCGGTCG from the Streptomyces sp. RKAG293 genome contains:
- a CDS encoding phosphatase PAP2 family protein encodes the protein MRALSRFPGNLIRRLRGADERLGVRLLVTAAVCAVATVPFAFVLVLVEAHWGPLHRADRSAAENLHRAALDHPAWVTVLRFLTNGPWSPTVMRLLVAAVVVWLLYRRAWRLAAWAAVTSALSSLVGVMVKTAVERARPQLPDPVAHAPGYSFPSGHAMTATTSCGVLLLVLLPLVPRGLRALPWAAAVISVVGVGYTRVALGVHWASDVVGGWLLGLAVLAATTAAFQTWRQEAGLAHTSPAQGLEPELDTPHTAPEPALHLGHHPAPPSAEDDPRP
- a CDS encoding LLM class flavin-dependent oxidoreductase — protein: MNIGLGLPVDDPGRLLSWARRADAGPFTTLGLLDRLVHDNPEPLITLAALAGATHRIRVQTEVLLAPLHRTALLAKQTATLDRLSGGRFTLGIGIGGREDDYLATGVDVHRRGRRLDEQMAVLRRLWAGEPYGDGVGPIGPAPATPGGPEVLFGGFTPAALARAARWGDGFLGAAPSPHFTDRLFRQAEQAWRDAGRTSSPRLVAQVNVAIGPDAVVAEARENVARYYAFLGDATHFADGLLGDPQEIKAAVSAYADLGADEVILYCWSPDPDQIDRFTDTLF